CTGACGAGCGCGACGCCGTGCCCCGCGATCGCGGCGTCGATCGCGAGCGACGATTGATTGAAGCGCGGGCCCCGGTGCGGATCGATCGCGACGCGCTCCGGCATCGCGGCGAGAAACTCGGGCCACAGATCGTGCGCGTCGTGCAGCAGCACGTGGCCGGCGAGATCGCGCGGGCTCGCGAGCGCGCCGGGCGATGTCAGCAGCGACGGGCTGCATACCGCATAGATGTCGACCGGAAACAGGAAGCGCGTGACGAGCCCCTTGCCGAACGGCGGCTTGCCGTAGCGGATCGCGAGATCGACGCCGTCGCTCCGGAAGGTCGCGAACTGCGAATCGGCGATCACCCGGATGTCGATGTCCGGATGCTCGTCGCCGAAGCTCGCGAGCCGCGGGATCAGCCAGCGCGACGCGAACGACGGCGTCGTGCTGATCGTGACGCTCGAACGGCGCTTGACGAGCCTGTCCGTCGCGTCGCCGATCAGATTGAGCGCGCGCTGCACGTCGGAGAAATAGGCGAGCCCGTCGGCCGTCAGCGTGAGGCCGCGCGGCAGGCGCTCGAACAGCTTGATGCCGAGCACGTCCTCCAGATGACGGACCTGCTGCGCGACGGCGCCTTGCGTGACGCCGATCTCGTCGGCCGCCGCGCGGAAATTCAGGTGCCGCGCGGAGACTTCGAACGTGCGGAGCGCGTTCAGCGGAGGCAGTCGGCCGGGTGTCGGGGCAGGCATACGGAATCAGTAGAAAAACTATCGTTTGGCGTCAGAAATGATGATTCGACACGGAGAATCGCCGGGCCTAAATTACCACGTCAATAAGACATGCATGGGCGATGCCGCCCGCACGAGCAAGCAAAGGAGGTTGTCGTGACTGTAGAAAAAGTTGCCTTGATCACGGCGGCGGGCAAGGGCATGGGCGCGGCGATC
This genomic stretch from Burkholderia oklahomensis C6786 harbors:
- a CDS encoding LysR substrate-binding domain-containing protein — encoded protein: MPAPTPGRLPPLNALRTFEVSARHLNFRAAADEIGVTQGAVAQQVRHLEDVLGIKLFERLPRGLTLTADGLAYFSDVQRALNLIGDATDRLVKRRSSVTISTTPSFASRWLIPRLASFGDEHPDIDIRVIADSQFATFRSDGVDLAIRYGKPPFGKGLVTRFLFPVDIYAVCSPSLLTSPGALASPRDLAGHVLLHDAHDLWPEFLAAMPERVAIDPHRGPRFNQSSLAIDAAIAGHGVALVSDQLVGRDIEAGRLCRLFDFALPLSVGYHIVYPNEPRRPNDIATMEAWLIRHARRDTRRNLA